The following are encoded in a window of Ogataea parapolymorpha DL-1 chromosome VII, whole genome shotgun sequence genomic DNA:
- a CDS encoding GTPase-activating protein GYP7, producing MSAPKQPFPPGKAQLLFVKSKVYIHVTNSKKDNVPGYIVIAKPYIDSPNLDLVVAFIPETDVDKEDKEALDYFDLYGLDGENTSFYGSGSTDRGSTQELISSSHLPKVNKYITRPKMSSLSSYAFGLTISNIYSIQIRPKASTLWYGSVVLHPKNSLEKVPALFFHDDECPGTIREEKLKNQSFNPFAENMNGGLYWGGDRFISCLRNYCVLEQSPLEKGMVLVNPTKEDSINFIPNIIDTKDPLENATQTVDQFITNAKWKVLTGLASITSFARKQIGQVAESNKIPEPIKKLLQKPEVRVIGDEFDSANVYLARWALAVQQEAEKSRKLIIGNNYYHQLIQSELGENFGNLTPYELSKATRLKPVSGIEWTNMFDSAGRLQITVEEVKDRIFHGGLEPSARKEAWLFLLGVFPWDTSRHEREQLIQSLHDSYNEYKEKWKSDMERQMNDEFWKDQKVRIHKDIRRTDRDIEMFKPASPENDNDEDDENGDFGNPNLTVLRDILFSYNELNYNLGYVQGMSDLLSPVYYVIQDESLSFWAFASFMESMERNFVKDLSGMKLQMQTLNELVQFMIPELYLHLEKCDANSLFFFFRMLLVWFKRELSFEDTMRLWEILWTNYYSSQFVLFFALAIMEKNSKIIINNLNQFDQILKFMNDLSGHLDVDDLLMRAELLFLKFRQMVELLDRKNSKTGAHALKETTETVVSDELRQLLSKEPVIQKEEPRTSDTPFG from the coding sequence ATGTCCGCACCAAAGCAGCCGTTCCCGCCAGGGAAAGCGCAATTGCTTTTTGTCAAGTCAAAGGTGTACATCCATGTGACCAATTCGAAGAAAGACAACGTTCCAGGGTACATTGTGATCGCCAAACCTTATATAGACTCTCCCAATCTGGATCTCGTGGTTGCTTTtattccagaaacagacgTGGACAAAGAGGACAAGGAGGCTCTAGACTATTTTGATCTGTACGGACTGGATGGAGAAAATACCAGTTTTTACGGTTCTGGCAGCACAGACAGGGGCTCCACGCAGGAGCTTATTTCCAGCAGTCATCTGCCTAAGGTGAACAAGTACATCACAAGGCCCAAGATGTCCTCGCTGTCGTCATACGCTTTTGGGTTGACCATCTCCAACATATACAGTATCCAGATCCGCCCCAAGGCCTCTACTTTGTGGTACGGGTCGGTGGTGTTACATCCTAAAAACTCGCTAGAAAAAGTGCCtgctttatttttccacGATGACGAGTGCCCAGGGACCATTCGCGAggagaaattgaaaaacCAGAGTTTCAATCCTTTTGCAGAGAACATGAACGGCGGCCTGTATTGGGGTGGAGACCGATTTATCAGCTGTCTGCGGAATTACTGTGTGCTGGAGCAGTCTCCTTTGGAAAAGGGCATGGTATTGGTGAATCCTACCAAGGAAGATAGCATCAATTTTATTCCCAACATCATTGACACCAAGGATCCTTTGGAAAACGCCACACAGACGGTCGACCAGTTCATTACAAACGCAAAATGGAAGGTTTTGACCGGACTGGCCAGTATCACCTCGTTTGCCAGGAAACAGATCGGCCAGGTAGCAGAAAGCAATAAGATACCAGAACCTATCAAGAAATTATTGCAAAAGCCTGAAGTGCGGGTCATCGGCGACGAGTTTGATAGTGCAAATGTTTACTTGGCTAGATGGGCACTTGCGGTTCAGCAGGAGGCCGAAAAATCGCGGAAGCTTATCATCGGTAATAATTACTATCACCAACTTATCCAAAGTGAGCTAGGCGAGAATTTTGGCAATTTGACGCCATATGAGCTGTCGAAGGCTACGAGGCTCAAGCCAGTGTCAGGCATCGAGTGGACCAATATGTTTGATAGTGCCGGCAGACTGCAAATAACTGTGGAGGAGGTGAAAGATCGAATTTTCCATGGCGGTCTCGAGCCTTCTGCACGCAAAGAGGCATGGCTTTTCTTGTTAGGAGTGTTTCCTTGGGACACCAGTCGACACGAGAGAGAACAGCTTATCCAATCATTACATGATAGCTACAACGAATACaaagaaaaatggaaatCAGATATGGAGCGACAGATGAACGATGAATTTTGGAAAGACCAAAAAGTGAGGATCCACAAAGATATCCGCAGGACCGACCGCGACATCGAAATGTTCAAGCCTGCTTCTCCAGAGAACGATAATgatgaagacgacgagaacggtGATTTTGGCAACCCTAACCTCACCGTTTTAAGAGATATATTGTTTTCCTACAATGAGCTAAACTACAATTTGGGCTATGTGCAGGGGATGAGTGATCTTCTCTCGCCAGTGTACTACGTGATACAGGACGAGTCGCTTTCCTTTTGGGCGTTTGCATCATTCATGGAGTCAATGGAGCGCAACTTTGTCAAGGACCTTAGTGGAATGAAACTCCAGATGCAGACACTAAATGAGCTTGTGCAGTTCATGATCCCAGAGCTGTATCTGCATTTGGAGAAGTGCGATGCCAAcagcttgtttttctttttcagaatgCTGCTTGTATGGTTCAAACGAGAGCTATCTTTTGAGGACACAATGAGGCTCTGGGAAATACTATGGACCAACTACTACTCTTCGCAGTTCGTTCTCTTTTTCGCCCTTGCCATCATGGAGAAGAACTCGAAAATCATCATCAACAATCTGAATCAGTTTGAccagatcctcaagttCATGAATGACTTGAGTGGCCATTTGGACGTTGACGACCTGCTTATGCGCGCAGAGCTGTTATTCCTTAAATTCAGACAGATGGTTGAGTTACTTGACAGGAAGAACTCGAAGACTGGCGCACACGCTTTGAAGGAGACTACGGAGACGGTTGTTAGCGACGAGCTGCGTCAGCTGCTCTCAAAAGAGCCTGTTatccaaaaagaagagccaaGAACTAGCGACACTCCATTCGGTTGA
- a CDS encoding GPI ethanolamine phosphate transferase 1 yields MPEDRSHKRRILLVVGVLFHLLYLWSIFDIYFVSPLVHGMNHFVSTNNPPAKRLFLIVGDGQRADKTLAKIHNPETGKSEYLAPYLRSLIETQGTYGISHTRMPTESRPGHVAMIAGFYEDVSAVTKGWKENPVDFDSVFNQSAHTYSFGSPDILPMFAAGASDPGRVDTWMYGHEFEDFTSSSIELDKFVFEHLDQLFDNSTKDPVLDAQIRQDKNVFFLHLLGTDTAGHSYRPYSKEYYDNIRYTDEQIRKLVPKVNSFFGDDRTAFVFTADHGMSDFGSHGDGHPDNTRTPLICWGAGCKKPLFIDASENEYLAKEPLEMETWGLDNIKRHDVKQADIASLMSFLVGLNYPANSVGELPIEYLDVPELDKIRGLYHNALSIHEQYLVKLQEVESNQFDFKPFPGFETKPGHVYKAEIENLIEQVSEGVIEAEKPAIELIEELITVSLQGLDYLQKYNWLLLRSIVTLGFVGWIVYSFIIFLQLYIVPSHLDHTIHNSAGWIERISIYTFFGSLAAGLGYVLFYQNSPINYYLYTAFPIYFWHSIVEQRQTLIVGLREFFKGYNRWFIVVVLGAIVGYFECITIGFTNRGIFVFMFVVLGVYPMAVARLPLLRSLAWVTTCGILSFFPAQNPVKTETLELIVAGGVLILLIGAAALYQLRLPSYTANLVLVQLGLVALAIVSTSKAVVSLQRREGLPKDAQVLGWLNLGLSLLVLPVLHQLRPDPSYKTRFLIIFLAFSPTFVILTISFETLFYVLFSAMVFQWIGVESAISSRVSKWPQLLRVAIIGFFFLQIAFFGTGNIASVSTFSLDSVYRLLPIFDPFPMGALLMLKLIIPYVILSVGLGLMNLKLHLIIFSISSLIISLSDLLSLNFFYLVKTEGSWLDIGLTISNYCLAILNSLFILLLELLSNILLAKTELVKSGHHTTERSKIDLAIDSPEYRSILREVERVESLGGSIATRVKRRSTKT; encoded by the coding sequence ATGCCTGAAGACCGAAGCCACAAACGGAGGATCCTGCTTGTTGTGGGCGTGCTGTTCCATCTGCTGTACCTATGGTCCATCTTTGACATCTACTTTGTCAGTCCATTGGTCCACGGAATGAACCATTTCGTCAGCACAAACAATCCTCCAGCCAAGCGCCTATTCCTCATAGTTGGAGATGGACAGCGTGCCGACAAGACACTGGCCAAAATCCACAACCCAGAAACCGGGAAAAGCGAGTATCTGGCGCCGTACCTCCGCTCACTAATAGAGACTCAAGGCACGTACGGTATCTCGCACACCAGAATGCCTACCGAATCGCGACCAGGCCATGTGGCCATGATTGCGGGATTTTACGAGGATGTGAGTGCAGTCACGAAAGGCTGGAAGGAAAACCCTGTCGATTTCGACTCTGTCTTCAACCAATCGGCCCACACCTACTCTTTTGGCTCGCCAGACATTCTGCCCATGTTTGCTGCCGGAGCGTCTGATCCCGGCAGAGTGGATACCTGGATGTATGGACACGAGTTTGAGGATTTCACATCCTCGTCCATTGAACTCGACAAGTTTGTGTTTGAACATCTAGACCAGTTGTTCGACAATTCCACGAAAGATCCAGTTTTAGATGCCCAGATCCGACAGGACAAAAACGTGTTTTTCCTGCATCTGCTGGGAACAGACACGGCCGGCCACAGCTACAGACCGTACTCCAAAGAGTACTACGACAATATCCGCTACACGGACGAGCAAATCCGCAAGCTGGTGCCCAAGGTGAACAGCTTTTTTGGAGACGACAGGACTGCGTTTGTATTCACGGCAGACCACGGAATGAGCGATTTCGGTTCTCACGGTGACGGACATCCAGACAATACACGCACACCGCTGATTTGTTGGGGTGCGGGTTGCAAGAAACCGCTCTTTATCGATGCGTCCGAAAACGAGTATCTCGCCAAAGAGCCACTCGAGATGGAGACATGGGGGCTGGATAACATCAAACGGCACGACGTGAAACAGGCAGACATTGCCTCGCTGATGTCGTTCCTTGTTGGTCTTAATTATCCTGCCAACTCCGTGGGCGAGCTTCCGATCGAATATCTGGACGTTCCTGAGCTCGACAAGATTAGAGGTCTTTATCACAACGCGTTGAGCATCCACGAGCAGTACCTAGTGAAGCTGCAGGAGGTGGAAAGCAACCAGTTCGACTTCAAGCCATTTCCAGGCTTTGAAACCAAGCCGGGCCACGTGTACAAGGCCGAGATTGAAAACCTGATTGAGCAGGTTTCCGAGGGTGTCATTGAGGCCGAGAAACCGGCCATTGAGCTCATAGAGGAGCTCATTACGGTGTCTCTCCAGGGCCTCGACTATCTCCAAAAATACAACTggttgctgctgaggagtATCGTGACCCTGGGCTTCGTTGGCTGGATCGTCTACTCTTTCATTATTTTCTTGCAATTGTACATTGTGCCGAGCCATCTCGACCACACTATCCACAATTCTGCCGGCTGGATAGAGCGAATCAGCATCTACACATTTTTTGGGTCGCTTGCGGCTGGCCTGGGCTACGTGCTCTTCTACCAGAACTCGCCTATCAACTACTATCTCTACACGGCTTTCCCTATCTATTTTTGGCATAGCATCGTGGAGCAGCGCCAGACACTGATTGTTGGGCTCCgtgaatttttcaaaggGTACAATAGATGGTTTATTGTGGTGGTGTTGGGAGCAATCGTTGGGTATTTTGAATGCATCACGATAGGTTTCACGAATCGGGGAATTTTTGTGTTTATGTTTGTGGTCCTGGGGGTTTATCCAATGGCTGTGGCGAGACTACCACTTTTACGAAGCCTGGCGTGGGTTACGACGTGCGGTATCCTTTCCTTTTTCCCCGCGCAAAATCCTGTGAAAACTGAAACCTTGGAGCTGATTGTGGCGGGTGGAGTGCTGATTCTTTTGATCGGCGCAGCGGCCCTCTACCAGTTGCGCCTGCCCTCATACACAGCCAACCTGGTGCTGGTTCAACTGGGACTGGTGGCTCTTGCCATTGTGTCCACGTCTAAGGCAGTCGTGTCACTACAGCGCCGAGAAGGATTACCTAAGGACGCGCAAGTTTTGGGGTGGCTCAATTTGGGACTCTCGCTACTTGTGCTCCCGGTTTTGCACCAGCTGAGGCCGGATCCGAGCTACAAGACACGGTTCCTGATCATTTTCCTGGCGTTTTCCCCGACGTTTGTGATCCTCACAATCTCGTTTGAGACGCTATTTTACGTGCTGTTCTCGGCAATGGTGTTCCAATGGATCGGAGTGGAATCCGCGATATCCTCAAGAGTGTCAAAATGGCCGCAGCTGCTTAGAGTGGCAATCATCGGATTCTTCTTCCTACAGATAGCATTTTTCGGAACCGGAAATATTGCGTCGGTGTCGACTTTCTCGCTGGATTCGGTGTACCGGCTGCTCCCGATATTTGATCCCTTCCCAATGGGCGCACTACTCATGCTCAAGCTGATTATTCCTTACGTGATTTTGAGCGTGGGACTCGGGCTGATGAATCTCAAGTTGCATCTGATAATATTCAGCATTTCGTCATTGATCATTTCGTTGAGCGATTTGTTGTCGCTCAACTTTTTCTACTTGGTTAAGACCGAGGGATCGTGGCTGGACATCGGACTAACAATCTCCAACTATTGTCTCGCAATATTGAATTCGCTCTTCATTTTGTTGCTCGAGCTATTATCCAACATTTTGCTCGCTAAAACCGAGCTGGTGAAATCGGGCCACCACACCACGGAGAGATCGAAAATTGACCTGGCAATCGACTCGCCCGAGTACAGATCGATTCTGCGTGAGGTCGAGCGCGTCGAGTCCCTAGGAGGCTCAATTGCTACAAGGGTTAAGCgcagatcaacaaaaacctAG
- a CDS encoding putative oxidoreductase, translating into MSFEGKSALITGANKNLGKETALAFAKGGSNLALHYHSAKEKDALTKFASDIESEYKVKTVVISGDLTNEKDTKNLFDTAISALGKVDIAVNNVGMVLRKPLAETSLTEYDKMFDTNTKASFLFLREAANKVADEGSVIMLTTSLLAAYTDGYSIYQAAKAGVHMMCKTLSKESPRKISFNCVSPGPMDTPFLYGQETKERVEFFKTQSAYGRLTEISDIVPIITFLAKDGHWITGQNLFANNGFTAPF; encoded by the coding sequence ATGTCTTTTGAAGGAAAGTCTGCTTTGATCACTGGCGCCAACAAGAACCTCGGAAAAGAGACCGCCCTGGCCTTTGCCAAAGGTGGTAGCAACCTTGCTCTGCACTACCACTCTGCCAAGGAGAAAGACGCATTGACCAAATTTGCTTCTGACATTGAGTCAGAGTACAAGGTCAAGACGGTTGTTATCTCTGGCGACCTGACCAACGAAAAAGACACCAAGAACTTGTTCGACACTGCCATCTCTGCCTTGGGCAAGGTTGACATTGCCGTTAACAATGTCGGTATGGTGCTGAGAAAGCCATTGGCCGAGACCTCTTTGACCGAATACGATAAGATGTTTGACACCAACACCAAAGCCTCGTTCCTATTCCTCAGAGAGGCTGCCAACAAGGTTGCAGACGAGGGATCGGTCATCATGCTCACCACGTCTCTTTTGGCAGCATACACCGACGGCTACTCCATCTAccaggctgccaaggcAGGAGTCCACATGATGTGCAAGACCTTGTCGAAAGAATCTCCTCGTAAAATCTCGTTCAACTGCGTGTCTCCAGGTCCAATGGACACACCGTTTTTGTATGGCCAGGAGACCAAGGAGCGGGtcgaatttttcaagacaCAGAGTGCCTATGGCAGACTCACAGAAATTTCGGACATTGTGCCAATTATCACCTTTTTGGCTAAAGACGGTCACTGGATCACTGGCCAAAACCTGTTTGCAAACAACGGATTTACTGCTCCATTTTAG
- a CDS encoding DNA-binding protein RAP1, whose protein sequence is MASNDAESSLESAAATATAAMKASEQEKTSNAVLEDESLINNLVESLDKPDDTDASIKAEESLVDPSLSRSPLDQVLLGQKFILLGNGAANEDVSHVIEELGGSVVSGENNQGIYLARSVSDVNPNINVPVYSFNFVYTAQRDHVLPDLNDFKIRRPPQLPQNLNINIGELAKTGLKEDESVESALSMSAEPQKKRSMKFTELEDACILDLIRRNPNLRSTHSFFAKIAQLPVLSGHTGNSIRFRFRKILADKLDYVYQVDPQTNKLILDPVTNEPIKVKDLPSLLKSQYTAEEDYELCKHILHFKENMSQYAKKRKLDGNSIPESVFTELVAKFPRHSAMSWRDRYRKFASKYGLEEYMKYYEDCLAKNITPQPMKNLSSRAKDSKDVKRMKLDDKNDMVPSLDRIEALARVSVERKETEENAAKKEDSPEAKGEKDKRLDDGSASANLFEDANEDEIKALNDDLSKFDALPSIETEGNFSFEELKKEDPEPLKNKSLINVEETCAQIEQIFGSFGSSITTSFELFKVMNEKVGLSMGWLTYWFDCSCGHLNLFMAAILNYIRNDELILSNYPGFWTSEHDRMLKEEDKISDLIKLHGLESVTKRREALYGE, encoded by the coding sequence ATGGCTTCCAACGATGCCGAGTCGTCGCTGGagtctgctgctgctactGCCACAGCTGCCATGAAAGCCAGcgagcaagaaaaaacgTCGAATGCCGTGCTTGAGGACGAAAGTTTGATCAACAATTTGGTGGAGAGCTTGGATAAACCGGACGACACAGATGCTTCCATCAAGGCTGAAGAGTCCCTGGTGGACCCGTCTTTGTCGCGGTCGCCGCTTGATCAAGTTCTACTGGGGCAGAAGTTTATTTTGCTGGGAAATGGTGCGGCCAATGAGGATGTTAGCCACGTGATTGAGGAATTGGGAGGAAGCGTGGTGAGTGGTGAAAACAATCAAGGAATATATCTTGCTCGGTCTGTGTCGGACGTGAACCCAAATATCAACGTTCCGGTGTACTCTTTCAACTTTGTTTACACGGCGCAAAGAGATCACGTTTTGCCCGATCTGAACGATTTCAAAATCCGCCGTCCACCCCAGCTACCGCAGAAcctcaacatcaacatTGGCGAGTTGGCGAAAACGGGGCTCAAGGAAGATGAGTCTGTAGAGAGCGCGTTATCAATGAGCGCAGAGCCGCAGAAGAAACGGTCTATGAAATTcacagagctggaggacgCTTGTATCTTGGACTTGATCAGAAGAAATCCGAATCTGCGGTCGACGCACAGCTTTTTCGCCAAAATTGCTCAGCTGCCCGTGTTGAGCGGCCACACAGGCAACTCGATCCGGTTCAGGTTCCGCAAAATTCTAGCAGATAAGCTTGACTACGTGTACCAGGTGGATCCTCAAACGAACAAGCTGATTCTGGATCCGGTGACAAACGAGCCAATCAAGGTCAAGGACCTTCCAAGCCTGCTTAAGTCGCAGTACACCGCCGAAGAGGACTACGAGCTATGCAAACACATTTTACATTTCAAGGAGAACATGTCGCAATATGCCAAGAAACGTAAGCTGGACGGTAACAGCATACCTGAATCTGTTTTCACCGAACTGGTGGCAAAGTTCCCTAGACATAGTGCAATGTCGTGGAGAGATCGGTACCGGAAGTTCGCCTCGAAATACGGCCTGGAGGAATATATGAAGTACTACGAGGATTGTCTGGCGAAGAACATCACCCCGCAGCCAATGAAGAACCTTAGTTCGAGAGCGAAGGATTCCAAGGACGTGAAGAGAatgaagctggacgacaagaACGACATGGTTCCTAGTCTGGATAGAATCGAGGCACTGGCGCGAGTTTCTGTGGAACGCAAAGAAACCGAGGAAAATGCTGCAAAGAAGGAGGACAGCCCAGAAGCCAAGGGCGAGAAAGACAAACGGCTCGACGACGGGTCTGCTTCCGCTAATCTCTTTGAAGACGCtaacgaggacgagatcaaggcTCTGAACGACGATCTGAGCAAATTTGACGCTCTGCCTTCGATTGAGACCGAGGGCAACTTCTcgttcgaggagctcaagaaggaggaccCCGAGCCCCTGAAAAACAAGTCCCTGATCAACGTCGAGGAGACCTGTGCGCAGATCGAGCAGATATTCGGGAGCTTTGGCTCATCCATCACCACATCTtttgagctgttcaagGTGATGAACGAAAAAGTTGGGCTCTCGATGGGGTGGCTGACTTACTGGTTTGACTGTTCTTGCGGCCATCTGAATCTATTCATGGCGGCCATTCTCAACTATATCCGGAACGACGAGTTAATACTGAGCAATTATCCCGGATTTTGGACTTCTGAGCACGACCGCATGCTCAAGGAAGAAGACAAAATTTCGGATTTAATCAAGTTGCACGGTTTGGAGTCGGTCACGAAACGGCGAGAAGCACTGTACGGCGAATAG
- a CDS encoding AN1-type zinc finger protein — protein MTTTAKDESLLDIGRLCSVCQRVDFLPFTCPHCSTSFCTDHRLDFNEHNCRVSKVTKPSLKPTSNVTSASLFPDLDRIRKQAEADHKQKQTLASTTNHAALKKLKAFISYHKSKSKPFFRIKKDTPASRLVELSKLKNQAIGDPKIPASERVYILCQYVPDESKFGDAHLTEQKAIFVSKSWPVGRLLDSAADLLKIRNDNNKTTESMKKLTIFRHRRRDEAGAEEYVYVPANGRVVREVCDGDVVYIVRGAQV, from the coding sequence ATGACGACCACAGCCAAAGACGAATCACTACTCGACATTGGACGGCTATGTTCCGTCTGCCAAAGGGTGGATTTCCTCCCGTTTACCTGTCCGCATTGTTCGACGTCGTTTTGCACAGACCACAGATTGGACTTCAATGAGCACAACTGCAGGGTTTCAAAGGTGACAAAGCCGTCCTTGAAACCTACAAGCAACGTCACGTCGGCATCTTTGTTCCCAGATTTGGACAGAATACGAAAGCAAGCAGAAGCAGACCATaaacagaaacagacaCTTGCCTCCACAACAAACCATGCGGCATTGAAAAAGCTTAAGGCGTTCATCTCGTACCACAAGTCGAAATCGAAGCCCTTCTTCCGCATTAAGAAGGACACTCCGGCCTCGCGGTTGGTGGAATTGTCAAAATTGAAGAACCAGGCAATTGGAGATCCCAAGATCCCCGCATCTGAGCGCGTGTATATCTTATGCCAATACGTGCCCGATGAGTCTAAATTCGGCGATGCGCATCTGACCGAGCAAAAAGCAATATTTGTCTCAAAATCTTGGCCTGTGGGAAGGTTGCTTGACTCTGCGGCAgatttgctcaagatcCGAAATGACAATAATAAAACTACCGAAAGCATGAAAAAACTTACTATCTTCCGACACCGCCGAAGGGATGAAGCGGGGGCCGAGGAGTACGTTTACGTGCCCGCAAACGGGAGAGTGGTGAGGGAGGTTTGCGACGGTGACGTGGTATACATCGTGAGGGGCGCGCAAGTGTGA
- a CDS encoding Subunit of both RNase MRP and nuclear RNase P yields the protein MICDVNVLWPQEDYGSSVTASQLSELKNRLAVLEELGYTHVALNFRIRQGQRLPAQVNPIDLSSFSEFKDRLKLFTRVTLIVEDASQMQTVAKLQNAFDLVAVEPRTEKALTSCIVNMEVDLISLDMANRLPCYLKHKTICSATEKGVYFEIKYSDLVDTSSSTRATAISNIKQLFRASRLRGLVCSSGAKSAKSLRNYSDVANMLVLFGLDHNRSQQVFKDWPLKALLAGRLRIKSYKQVVAISGDENLIDNSLEGKNKQDATPYRHPKRRKEDKQSTM from the coding sequence ATGATTTGTGATGTCAATGTCTTATGGCCGCAGGAGGACTACGGCTCGTCTGTGACGGCGTCGCAGCTCTctgagctgaaaaatagaCTGGCGGTGCTAGAAGAACTGGGATACACCCATGTTGCGCTCAATTTTCGTATACGACAAGGCCAACGACTCCCAGCACAGGTAAACCCCATCGATTTGTCATCTTTTTCCGAGTTTAAAGATCGACTCAAGCTTTTTACCCGGGTCACTCTAATCGTGGAAGATGCGTCGCAAATGCAGACAGTGGCAAAGCTCCAAAATGCCTTTGATCTTGTGGCTGTTGAGCCGCGTACAGAAAAGGCTTTGACATCCTGTATAGTTAATATGGAGGTGGACCTTATCTCGTTAGACATGGCCAACAGACTTCCGTGCTATTTGAAGCACAAGACTATATGTTCTGCTACAGAAAAGGGTGTTTATTTTGAGATCAAATATTCAGATTTGGTCGACACTAGCTCAAGCACACGGGCCACAGCCATCTCAAACATAAAACAACTGTTTAGGGCTTCGCGGTTGCGAGGTCTTGTTTGTTCGAGCGGTGCCAAAAGCGCAAAAAGCCTACGCAATTATAGCGACGTGGCCAACATGCTGGTTCTATTCGGGTTGGACCACAATCGCAGTCAACAGGTATTCAAAGATTGGCCATTAAAAGCACTGCTTGCTGGGAGACTCAGAATCAAGTCGTACAAGCAGGTGGTGGCCATTAGCGGAGACGAGAACTTGATAGATAACTCTTTGGAGGGGAAGAACAAACAGGACGCAACACCATATAGACATccgaaaagaagaaaggaGGACAAGCAGTCCACGATGTGA